In Ostrea edulis chromosome 6, xbOstEdul1.1, whole genome shotgun sequence, a single window of DNA contains:
- the LOC125646924 gene encoding uncharacterized protein LOC125646924 isoform X1 — MVKKTIWAKNIQCLPSLTQDLIDDWASNTAKSPRSKQIKGYSNFVEGYIHDVEAVPPIQSKTSVPQHWNIPQRTEGLATKQVDNIEIYKVNPKISQPKRKRKISEGILPNVYCPVKKTIPSNELKDTLIKQLTAIGSDAQILKVFGTDEENCGTVPSQFGPVPVGSPLSYQQKISKSDGDLIINNPDQQTFPDCELPNLISEYSTVLNYADFHVFMGLHINHDFSIEFEKQTNEQSYNKTWHDVRRNRITSSIFKDICSRKSDFESLATRILQTKNIQTAAMKYGLEHEPEAAKLYFEITMNNV; from the exons ATGGTCAAGAAAACGATTTGGGCGAAGAATATCCAGTGTCTACCTTCATTAACACAGGATCTCATTGATGACTGGGCAAGCAACACGGCAAAAAGTCCTCGCTCAAAGCAGATAAAAGGATATAGTAACTTCGTCGAGGGATACATTCACGATGTCGAAG CTGTTCCACCCATTCAAAGCAAGACATCCGTGCCTCAGCACTGGAACATTCCACAGAGGACTGAAGGGTTAGCCACAAAACAAGTTgacaacattgaaatatataaagtgAATCCGAAGATAAGTCAACCCAAGAGGAAAAGAAAAATAAGTGAAGGCATTCTTCCCAATGTGTATTGCCCTGTAAAAAAAACAATCCCAAGCAATGAATTGAAAGACACTTTAATCAAGCAACTTACAGCGATCGGTAGTGATgcccaaattttaaaagtttttggcACTGATGAAGAAAATTGTGGAACTGTTCCCTCTCAATTTGGTCCAGTGCCTGTTGGATCTCCCCTTTCCTACCAGCAGAAGATTTCTAAGTCAGATGGTGACCTTATTATCAACAACCCTGATCAACAGACTTTTCCTGATTGTGAATTACCCAACCTTATTTCAGAATATAGTACTGTTTTGAACTATGCAGATTTTCATGTATTTATGGGACTCCACATTAATCATGATTTTTCTATAGAATtcgaaaaacaaacaaatgaacaaAGTTATAACAAGACATGGCATGATGTCCGTAGAAATCGTATAACATCttccatatttaaagatatttgtaGTAGAAAATCTGACTTTGAAAGCCTTGCTACAAGAATACTACAGACCAAAAACATTCAAACTGCTGCCATGAAATATGGACTTGAACATGAACCTGAAGCTGCAAAGTTGTACTTCGAAATCACAATGAATAATGTGTAG
- the LOC125646924 gene encoding uncharacterized protein LOC125646924 isoform X2, whose amino-acid sequence MSKVKFSMDSPGVVLSSQCDCKAGNGHCSHCVGLLYILCHFQKLGLKAVPPIQSKTSVPQHWNIPQRTEGLATKQVDNIEIYKVNPKISQPKRKRKISEGILPNVYCPVKKTIPSNELKDTLIKQLTAIGSDAQILKVFGTDEENCGTVPSQFGPVPVGSPLSYQQKISKSDGDLIINNPDQQTFPDCELPNLISEYSTVLNYADFHVFMGLHINHDFSIEFEKQTNEQSYNKTWHDVRRNRITSSIFKDICSRKSDFESLATRILQTKNIQTAAMKYGLEHEPEAAKLYFEITMNNV is encoded by the exons ATGTCGAAG GTCAAGTTCTCGATGGATTCACCTGGTGTGGTCTTATCATCTCAATGTGACTGTAAAGCTGGGAATGGTCATTGCAGTCATTGTGTTGGACTATTATACATATTATGTCATTTCCAAAAGCTTGGTCTGAAAG CTGTTCCACCCATTCAAAGCAAGACATCCGTGCCTCAGCACTGGAACATTCCACAGAGGACTGAAGGGTTAGCCACAAAACAAGTTgacaacattgaaatatataaagtgAATCCGAAGATAAGTCAACCCAAGAGGAAAAGAAAAATAAGTGAAGGCATTCTTCCCAATGTGTATTGCCCTGTAAAAAAAACAATCCCAAGCAATGAATTGAAAGACACTTTAATCAAGCAACTTACAGCGATCGGTAGTGATgcccaaattttaaaagtttttggcACTGATGAAGAAAATTGTGGAACTGTTCCCTCTCAATTTGGTCCAGTGCCTGTTGGATCTCCCCTTTCCTACCAGCAGAAGATTTCTAAGTCAGATGGTGACCTTATTATCAACAACCCTGATCAACAGACTTTTCCTGATTGTGAATTACCCAACCTTATTTCAGAATATAGTACTGTTTTGAACTATGCAGATTTTCATGTATTTATGGGACTCCACATTAATCATGATTTTTCTATAGAATtcgaaaaacaaacaaatgaacaaAGTTATAACAAGACATGGCATGATGTCCGTAGAAATCGTATAACATCttccatatttaaagatatttgtaGTAGAAAATCTGACTTTGAAAGCCTTGCTACAAGAATACTACAGACCAAAAACATTCAAACTGCTGCCATGAAATATGGACTTGAACATGAACCTGAAGCTGCAAAGTTGTACTTCGAAATCACAATGAATAATGTGTAG